ACCTTATCTACAGTCAAGTATCCATTTGATCCAGACCTATCATATTAGAGAGTGATGTGGGTTGAGATATGTTCATTGGTTGTTCGACTACATCGAGACGTCGTTACCTACTAAGTGCCATTGTAGGCTAGGATTTGATAATATCTCACTACGCAACTTTAATTAATAAATAACTATTTTGTATCATATAGATTGGAGAGTTGTTCGGACGCGATTCCAATGACTTCCTTTCCAGAACCACTGTCCGCAGTTTTCACACCTCCAGACGCGTCGCTCCTCAGGAACGTCGTCTGGTCGTGAATCGGAAGTAGGTTCGAGACGACCGTTACATCGACTACAGCGCGTCGGTTCGATGAGTGTGAGTCTGATACCCGCGTTTTGCAGCGTTCGGAGTTGTTCTTCCGTGTCTGTGCTTTCGAGCAGGATCGCGGT
The sequence above is drawn from the Halocatena salina genome and encodes:
- a CDS encoding Mut7-C RNAse domain-containing protein gives rise to the protein MNQRRLLLDVMCGGLRSYLRMCGHDTSYALDYDVEADDRLIAIARTEDRTLITRDRQLATRTDTAILLESTDTEEQLRTLQNAGIRLTLIEPTRCSRCNGRLEPTSDSRPDDVPEERRVWRCENCGQWFWKGSHWNRVRTTLQSI